One Vicugna pacos unplaced genomic scaffold, VicPac4 scaffold_19, whole genome shotgun sequence genomic region harbors:
- the LOC102531201 gene encoding olfactory receptor 5M9-like, which translates to MKAMPNFTDVTEFILLGLISHQELQVLLFGVFLVVYMIMLLGNIGMIILISISPQLQTPIYFFLSHLSFVDVWFSSNVTPKMLENLLSETKTISYMGCLVQCYFLIALVHVEVYILAVMAFDCYMAICNPLLYGSKMSRTVCIWLISVPYVYRFSVSLICTLWTYGLYFCGNFENNHFYCADPPLIKIACGGVHIKEYTMIVVAGMNFTYYLSVVLISYILIEIAMLRMHSADGRKKAFSTCGSHLMAVTMFYGTLIFMHFRRPPEESVEQGEMVAVFYTTVIPMLNPMI; encoded by the coding sequence ATGAAGGCAATGCCAAATTTCACAGATGTGACAGAGTTTATTCTTCTGGGGTTGATCAGTCATCAGGAGCTTCAAGTTCTCCTTTTTGGGGTGTTCCTTGTAGTTTACATGATCATGCTGTTAGGGAACATTGGTATGATTATTTTGATCAGCATCAGTCCCCAGCTTCAGACccctatatattttttcttaagtcaTCTGTCTTTTGTGGATGTGTGGTTCTCTTCCAATGTTACTCccaaaatgctggaaaatttattATCAGAGACAAAAACCATCTCCTACATGGGGTGTCTGGTGCAATGTTACTTTTTGATTGCCCTTGTCCATGTGGAGGTATATATCTTGGCTGTGATGGCCTTTGATTGCTACATGGCCATCTGCAACCCTCTGCTTTATGGCAGTAAAATGTCCAGGACAGTCTGTATTTGGCTCATCTCTGTGCCTTATGTCTACAGATTCTCTGTTAGCCTGATATGCACCCTGTGGACATATGGCTTGTACTtctgtggaaattttgaaaacaaccaCTTCTATTGTGCTGACCCTCCTCTCATCAAGATTGCCTGTGGTGGGGTCCACATCAAAGAATACACCATGATAGTTGTTGCTGGGATGAACTTCACGTATTACCTTTCAGTGGTCCTCATCTCCTATATCCTCATAGAAATAGCCATGCTACGCATGCACTCTGCTGATGGGAGGAAGAAGGCGTTCTCCACCTGTGGGTCCCACTTGATGGCTGTTACCATGTTTTATGGGACTCTTATATTTATGCATTTCAGGAGGCCCCCTGAAGAGTCTGTGGAGCAGGGGGAAATGGTAGCTGTGTTTTATACCACAGTGATTCCCATGCTGAATCCTATGAtctaa